GGCGCTGGCGCGCGGCACGCTGCGCGAGGACCTGCACTACCGCCTGCATCAGGCGCAGGTGGACCTGCAGAAGGACGGGCTGCGGGAGCTGCTGAAGCGGCGCTGGGCGGCGCAGGCCGAGCAGCTCGCGGCCAGGGCCGCCGCCGCGAAGGCCGCCGAAGAGAAGGCCCGCGCGCTGTTCGACCCGCGCAAGCCCGGCTCGGTGACTCGCATCGCGCCCAAGCGGAAGGCGGTCGCCTCGGCCTCGCGCAAGGCGGCACCGAGGAACGCGGTCCGCTGAGGCACTGGAAGCGACGGCGCCGGCCTGCTCCACGGGCGGCGCCGGGACATGGGACGCTCGGGAGGAAGCACGGCGCGCACCTCGGGTGGGCCCGGCCGCGAGACTTCCGTCCTCCGCACGTGGCGGCCGCCGGCTTCAGTGCCGGTGCTTCTGGCCGCGCTTCACCTTGAGCGGTGGGCGCTTCCTCGCGGCGCTCCGCTTCGCCGCGGCTTGCGTCGGCAGGCTCTTGCGTCCTGTCTCCCGGCTCGCGGTCTCCACTCCCTCACTGGAGGCTTCACGGGCCGGAGCCTTCCGGCGGGTCGCCGCTGTCTTCAAGGGCCGGGCGCTCTCGATGGCGCCCCGAGGTGTGACGGCCGCGCGCCGCAGCTCGGCGGCGGAGGGCGTGGTGCCGCTCAGGGCTCTGGAGGCCGTGGCGCTCACCGCCCGCCCGCTGTGAAGGCCCGAGGTCCGTGTGCCTTCGGCGCTCGTGCCACGTCCGCTCCGGGCGCCCGCGGCCCCGGCTTCCTGAGGACCTGCGCCACGCACATTCCGGGCGCCCGCGGCCCCGGCTTCGCGGACGCTCGTGCCACGTCCGCTTCGCGAGCCCGGAGGCCGCGTCTCCCTCGGGCTCGTGGCCCGGGCCGCTGCGCCCGTGGCTCCGGCGCGAGCGCGAGGGGGCCGGGTGCGTGGCTGGTCGCTCGGTGCCCGGTCCGGGGAAGGAGCGTGCTCACCGGTGACGGCCGCCCCCACACTGGCGGCGGCGGAGGCCACCTGCTCACGCACCGCCGTGAAGAGCGTCTCGCCGCGCGCGCCCGTCACGGAGTCGCGGGCCTTCGCGACGCGGCGCCCGAGCCCGCGGACACTCTCGAGCTTCGACTGGAGCGCGTCCACGGTGCGGACCGTCACGACGGCGGTCTCCACCAGCGCCAGCGCGCCCCGGGTGCCGGCCCGGAAGGCCACCCGCTTCATCCTGTCCACCAGTCCATGCCTGGCCGTCGTCATGTGGCACCTCTCGTACGGGGGAGTGTTCCGCGGATGCCGTCAAAGGTAGTCACCTGGGACCGCGCGTGAAGCGGCGCCGCCCGCCAGCAGGCTCTCCCCGTCAGCCCGCGCCACGGCGTACCGTCCCAGCCGCAGCCGCACCGCCACCCGAGGAGGACACGTGAAGCTGGAGCTCATCCAGGGAGACCTCACGAAGGTCGCTGCCGACGCCATCGTCAACGCCGCCAACAGCTCGCTGCTGGGCGGTGGCGGCGTGGACGGCGCCATCCACCGCGCCGCGGGCCCGGAGCTGCTGGCCGAATGCCGGTTGCTCGGAGGCTGTCCCACGGGCCAGGCGAAGCTGACGAAGGGCTACCGGCTCCCCGCGCGCCACGTCATCCACACCGTGGGCCCCGTCTGGCAGGGCGGCACCCACTCCGAGGAAGCGACGCTGGCGCGCTGCTACAAGAGCGTCTTCGCCCAGGTGCAGGCCCACGGCCTGCGCTCGGTGGCCTTCCCTTCCATCTCCACCGGACGCTTCGGCTTCCCCATCGACAGGGCCGCGCCCATCGCGGTGCGCGAAATCCGCGCGGCCTTCGCGCGGCTGCCCCAGCTCGAGAAGGTGACGGTGGTCCTCTTCTCTCCTTGGGATTTGGAGGCGTATCAGCGCGCCCTCTCCGCGGCCCCGGGGGAGAATGTGTGAACCGGGAAAACTGGGCTACAGTCGGGGCACAG
This DNA window, taken from Pyxidicoccus xibeiensis, encodes the following:
- a CDS encoding O-acetyl-ADP-ribose deacetylase; amino-acid sequence: MKLELIQGDLTKVAADAIVNAANSSLLGGGGVDGAIHRAAGPELLAECRLLGGCPTGQAKLTKGYRLPARHVIHTVGPVWQGGTHSEEATLARCYKSVFAQVQAHGLRSVAFPSISTGRFGFPIDRAAPIAVREIRAAFARLPQLEKVTVVLFSPWDLEAYQRALSAAPGENV